A single region of the Polyodon spathula isolate WHYD16114869_AA chromosome 12, ASM1765450v1, whole genome shotgun sequence genome encodes:
- the LOC121324368 gene encoding dual specificity protein kinase CLK4-like isoform X5, translating into MLDWFDHHGHVCIVFELLGLSTYDFLKENSFMPFPLDQIRHMAYQIFSAIHFLHRNKLTHTDLKPENILFLNSDYVMEYNAKMKRDERTLKNPDVKIVDFGNATYDHEHHSSVVSTRHYRAPEVILELGWSQSCDVWSLGCILIEYYLGLTLFQTHDSKEHLAMMERVLGPIPTHMLQKTKKRRYVHRDRLDWDEYSSSGRYVRKHCRPLKNYMSSKNPDHEKLFDLLRKMLEYDPLKRITLSEAMKHPFFDVVRKAKV; encoded by the exons ATGCTGGATTGGTTTGATCACCATGGCCATGTCTGTATTGTGTTTGAATTGCTTGGGCTGAGTACTTATGACTTTCTAAAGGAGAATAGCTTCATGCCTTTCCCACTAGATCAGATCCGACACATGGCATACCAAATCTTCTCAGCTATTCACT tTTTACATCGGAACAAGCTGACGCACACAGACCTCAAGCCTGAGAATATTCTCTTTCTAAACTCTGATTACGTCATGGAATACAATGCCAAAATG AAACGGGATGAAAGAACATTGAAGAACCCAGATGTCAAGATTGTAGACTTTGGTAATGCAACATATGATCATGAGCATCATAGCTCTGTGGTGTCAACAAGGCATTACAGAGCTCCTGAGGTCATTCTAG AATTAGGTTGGAGTCAGTCTTGTGATGTCTGGAGCCTTGGAtgcattttaattgaatattatCTTGGATTAACACTGTTCCAG ACACATGACAGTAAAGAACATCTTGCCATGATGGAAAGAGTTCTGGGACCAATCCCAACCCACATGCTGCAGAAGACCAA GAAACGAAGATATGTTCATCGAGACCGACTAGACTGGGATGAATACAGTTCATCAGGCAGATATGTTAGGAAGCATTGCAGACCTCTTAAG AATTACATGTCTTCTAAAAATCCAGACCATGAAAAACTGTTTGACCTTCTCAGAAAAATGTTAGAATATGATCCTCTGAAAAGAATTACACTGAGTGAAGCCATGAAGCATCCTTTTTTTGATGTTGTACGCAAAGCAAAAGtgtaa